In a genomic window of Acidilobus saccharovorans 345-15:
- the rplX gene encoding 50S ribosomal protein L24, with protein sequence MASQQPREQRKAFYNATLHLRHKLVSAHLSKELRDKLGIRSLPLRVGDKVIVIKGDHKGKSGKVAEVDLKGLWVKVEGITRKKADGTEILVKLRPWNLVITDLNLKDDWRKKIIERKGGNVQAAAQQEAQQAGGAK encoded by the coding sequence GTGGCCAGCCAGCAGCCCAGGGAGCAGCGTAAGGCGTTTTACAACGCGACTTTACACCTTAGGCATAAGCTCGTCTCGGCGCACTTGAGCAAGGAACTAAGGGATAAACTTGGCATAAGGTCACTGCCGCTTAGGGTGGGAGATAAGGTCATAGTAATAAAGGGTGACCACAAGGGCAAGAGTGGCAAGGTAGCTGAGGTTGACCTAAAGGGACTGTGGGTCAAGGTAGAGGGCATAACCAGGAAGAAGGCTGATGGAACCGAAATACTTGTCAAGCTAAGGCCATGGAATCTAGTCATAACAGACCTTAACTTGAAGGATGATTGGCGCAAAAAGATTATAGAGAGGAAGGGCGGCAACGTACAGGCAGCCGCGCAACAAGAGGCTCAGCAGGCTGGAGGTGCTAAATAA
- a CDS encoding 50S ribosomal protein L14: MVRRQKFTAILSRFGYSAGLQVGTYAVVADNSGAKEAMIVDVPGVKTRVRRLAAAGPGDMVIVTIKKGTPQVRKQISYAVVIRQKRPYRRPDGTWISFSDNAIVLINQDGTPKGSEVRGPVAREAAERWPSIAKLATTII; encoded by the coding sequence GTGGTAAGGAGGCAGAAGTTCACTGCGATACTTTCACGCTTTGGATATAGCGCTGGCCTTCAGGTGGGCACTTATGCTGTAGTAGCCGATAACAGTGGTGCTAAGGAAGCCATGATAGTTGATGTGCCTGGAGTTAAGACTAGGGTAAGGAGACTTGCAGCGGCAGGGCCTGGCGACATGGTGATAGTTACTATAAAGAAGGGCACCCCTCAGGTTAGAAAACAGATAAGCTACGCGGTTGTCATAAGGCAAAAGAGGCCTTACAGGAGGCCGGATGGGACTTGGATCTCCTTCTCAGATAATGCTATTGTTTTAATAAACCAGGATGGAACGCCGAAGGGCAGCGAGGTCAGAGGTCCCGTGGCCAGGGAAGCGGCTGAGAGGTGGCCATCTATAGCAAAGCTCGCAACAACGATAATTTAG
- a CDS encoding 30S ribosomal protein S17, protein MPAQKALKALSVPGVKPPSVSCTDPNCPWHGSLRVRGVLLEGTVEKLKTKTTVVVRHDYLYYDSKFKRYEWRRTKKHAHVPPCVDVKPGDKVLIGETRPLSKTVKFVVLGKLER, encoded by the coding sequence ATGCCTGCTCAAAAGGCGCTAAAAGCGTTAAGCGTGCCTGGAGTTAAGCCGCCATCTGTATCCTGCACTGACCCTAACTGTCCCTGGCACGGATCACTCAGAGTTCGCGGCGTGCTTCTGGAGGGAACCGTGGAGAAGTTGAAGACTAAGACCACGGTCGTAGTAAGGCACGATTACCTTTACTATGACAGTAAGTTCAAGAGGTATGAGTGGAGAAGGACAAAGAAGCACGCCCATGTACCGCCGTGCGTTGACGTGAAGCCCGGTGATAAGGTCCTAATAGGCGAGACCAGACCCCTTTCCAAGACAGTTAAATTCGTTGTGCTAGGAAAGCTCGAGAGGTGA
- a CDS encoding ribonuclease P protein component 1, which produces MKFTSSNIRFRPLIGLKLKVISSTDPSLLGVSGTVVGDSKNALRLRVERGDRKKEITIIKLHSTFSITTPDGDFIVRGLDIIGRPEERLKKAIRG; this is translated from the coding sequence ATGAAGTTCACCTCATCAAATATAAGGTTTAGGCCTCTCATAGGTTTGAAGTTAAAGGTGATTAGTTCTACAGATCCCTCTCTGCTTGGAGTCTCCGGTACCGTTGTGGGCGACTCTAAGAATGCTCTAAGGCTTAGGGTGGAAAGAGGCGATAGAAAAAAGGAAATAACTATCATAAAGCTTCACTCAACGTTCTCTATAACAACTCCTGACGGCGACTTTATTGTTAGGGGGTTAGACATTATAGGTAGGCCGGAGGAGAGGCTGAAGAAGGCCATAAGGGGGTAG
- the rpmC gene encoding 50S ribosomal protein L29, with protein MAKYRLSPDDLRKRSLEELTKLLQEQRSELTSLRQKALSGSIDSPAKIREIRKNIARILTVMNELSRKSQQTKTVAGTANSQQGQG; from the coding sequence GTGGCGAAGTACAGGCTAAGTCCTGATGATCTGCGTAAGCGGAGCCTGGAGGAGCTTACAAAGCTTCTGCAGGAGCAGAGGAGCGAGCTGACATCGCTGCGTCAGAAGGCGCTATCCGGCTCCATAGACTCGCCCGCTAAGATAAGGGAGATAAGGAAAAACATAGCCCGGATACTTACTGTAATGAATGAGCTGTCCAGGAAGAGCCAGCAAACTAAAACGGTAGCAGGAACGGCAAATTCCCAGCAGGGGCAAGGATGA
- a CDS encoding 30S ribosomal protein S3: protein MSKIKSYFLRQGLTRVKVDEYLAQNFYTAGYAGVQIVQSGLGTRVHIFAERPALVIGRRGATIRKLQAVLEKVFGLEGVQVTVSQPDNMELNARVQAFRIARALEMGYHFRRVAMATMRRIMEAGAVGVEIVISGKLSRERARFEKLQAGKVIKTGNVVDVYTDRAIAYAKLPLGIIGVEVRIIRPEAARPDILLRPDSEAAAIAAQLSEEAPEGQGEQRVKEIIEGGEEGGEVQAKS from the coding sequence ATGTCCAAGATTAAGAGCTACTTCCTGAGGCAAGGCCTGACAAGGGTGAAGGTTGACGAGTACCTGGCTCAGAACTTCTACACTGCAGGCTATGCTGGAGTCCAGATAGTCCAGAGCGGGCTAGGTACTAGGGTTCACATATTTGCTGAGAGGCCGGCGCTAGTCATAGGAAGGAGAGGCGCTACAATAAGGAAGCTGCAGGCTGTCCTGGAAAAGGTGTTTGGACTTGAGGGTGTTCAGGTAACCGTCAGCCAGCCTGACAACATGGAGCTTAATGCTAGGGTACAGGCGTTTAGGATAGCGAGGGCGCTCGAGATGGGCTACCACTTCAGGAGGGTAGCTATGGCTACTATGAGAAGGATTATGGAGGCTGGCGCTGTTGGCGTAGAGATAGTCATAAGCGGGAAGCTCAGCAGGGAGAGGGCTAGGTTCGAGAAGCTTCAGGCGGGTAAGGTTATAAAGACTGGGAACGTTGTCGACGTTTATACAGATCGCGCCATAGCTTACGCCAAGCTGCCTTTAGGCATAATTGGAGTTGAAGTTCGCATAATCAGGCCTGAGGCGGCAAGGCCAGATATATTATTAAGGCCCGACTCTGAGGCAGCAGCGATAGCCGCGCAGTTAAGTGAAGAGGCCCCTGAGGGCCAGGGCGAGCAGAGAGTCAAGGAGATTATAGAGGGAGGTGAGGAGGGTGGCGAAGTACAGGCTAAGTCCTGA
- the rplV gene encoding 50S ribosomal protein L22 has protein sequence MPEWSYSFKPANEGLSAKAMMWDVPVHPKVMVEVARAIKGMKLSDAEEYLRRVIELKEPVPYRSASKKIPHKRGLADRWGIPMGKYPVKAARYMLKLLENVSNNAENKNLDVDNLYVVHVGVYKGITLKRVYPRAFGRADIIRKVHSHVEVIVEERGGS, from the coding sequence ATGCCGGAGTGGTCCTATTCGTTTAAGCCTGCCAACGAGGGCCTATCGGCTAAGGCTATGATGTGGGACGTACCAGTTCATCCTAAGGTCATGGTAGAGGTCGCGAGGGCTATAAAGGGCATGAAGCTGAGCGATGCCGAAGAGTACCTCAGAAGGGTTATAGAGCTTAAGGAGCCGGTACCGTACAGGTCAGCTTCGAAAAAGATACCTCATAAGAGGGGATTAGCTGACAGATGGGGTATACCAATGGGTAAGTACCCAGTTAAGGCAGCCAGGTACATGTTGAAGCTTCTTGAGAACGTCTCTAACAACGCTGAGAACAAGAACCTAGATGTGGATAACCTTTACGTGGTTCACGTGGGTGTTTATAAGGGGATAACGCTCAAGAGGGTTTACCCCAGGGCCTTTGGGAGGGCCGACATTATAAGGAAGGTGCATTCTCACGTCGAGGTGATAGTTGAGGAGAGGGGTGGCAGCTGA
- a CDS encoding 30S ribosomal protein S19, translating into MSIELRPEWRRFKYRGRSLEELLNMSLDEFISLLPARQRRSLQRGLTPAQKKLLAKIRALRRSGKTDVMIKTHVRNLVVLPEMVGLTIAVYNGKEYVPVRVVPEMIGHRLGEFSHTTKIVHHGEPGLKASKSSLHIAAKG; encoded by the coding sequence ATGTCAATAGAGCTGAGGCCCGAGTGGAGGAGGTTCAAGTACAGGGGCAGAAGCTTAGAGGAGCTTCTAAACATGTCACTTGACGAGTTCATTTCTCTGCTTCCAGCGAGGCAGAGGAGGAGCCTGCAGAGGGGGTTGACGCCTGCCCAGAAGAAGCTGCTAGCTAAGATAAGGGCTCTTAGGCGCTCAGGCAAGACCGATGTCATGATAAAGACTCACGTGAGGAACCTAGTTGTGCTGCCAGAGATGGTAGGTTTAACAATAGCCGTCTATAATGGTAAAGAGTACGTGCCTGTAAGAGTAGTCCCAGAGATGATAGGGCATAGGCTGGGCGAGTTCAGCCACACAACAAAGATAGTGCACCACGGCGAGCCAGGCCTCAAGGCTTCAAAGAGCAGCCTGCACATAGCAGCTAAGGGGTGA
- a CDS encoding AbrB/MazE/SpoVT family DNA-binding domain-containing protein — MSTRLTGLVKVDSKGRITIPQTIRESLGIEAGMLVAMLADTDKKEIIVSPILAENAKVIEIDVSVLDKVGALAKVADKLSELKVDIVASRCASITRGEEGECVFIADMSQSNADVETIRKALENLDIVTQVMIRQFEAPSF, encoded by the coding sequence ATGTCCACAAGGCTCACGGGCCTGGTGAAGGTAGACTCCAAGGGGAGGATAACGATACCACAGACCATAAGGGAGTCGCTAGGTATAGAGGCCGGCATGCTAGTAGCTATGCTGGCCGACACTGATAAAAAGGAGATAATAGTGAGCCCGATACTGGCTGAGAATGCCAAAGTTATAGAGATTGACGTCTCAGTACTTGATAAGGTTGGCGCTCTAGCTAAGGTGGCTGACAAGCTAAGCGAGCTGAAGGTTGACATAGTTGCCAGCAGGTGTGCCTCGATAACAAGGGGAGAGGAGGGGGAGTGTGTCTTCATAGCCGACATGAGCCAGTCGAACGCCGACGTGGAGACCATACGTAAGGCTCTTGAAAATTTAGACATCGTGACACAGGTTATGATAAGGCAGTTCGAAGCGCCGAGCTTTTGA
- the metG gene encoding methionine--tRNA ligase: protein MGKYIVASAWPYSNFIPHLGTVLHLLSADVYARYLKLMGHDVVFVTGSDEHGTPIELEARKRGIKPKELTDQVHAYDVELFKKFEFDFSLYSRTESPIHKEFVREFFLNLQRRGYVFPQDEEMPYCPNDKMFLPDRFIEGTCPYCGYEHARGDQCDNCGRLLTPRDLINPRCAICGATPIWLKTTNYYIDLGKVQEKLLSWLQSSELQDSVKNYSIEWVKQGLKPRALTRDIEWGIQAPFEGAENKTIYVWFDALLGYVSATKEYLMSKGGDENSWKQWWFDPSTRSVYFIGKDNIPFHSIILPSLFMASGDPYVLPWRISATDYLLYEGRHFSKSRRVGVWIDEALEIAPADYWRWALIRMRPESGDVSFQWKEFYRIVNSELNDDIGNLAYRVLSFVKSRFDGVMPPATAPDTRDKETLEEATSLASKVIEHMDNVELKRASEFVLEVARLGNRYLNESAPWDLIKRDRERAGTVINVAASIVKTVAHLITPFMPSIAEDLWHQLGFTGSVMDAKWPENLGKPISGGSRIGEIHPLFRKLPEDFLNNIERIIEESRAKANSKRPPLLKDYGIAG, encoded by the coding sequence ATGGGCAAATACATAGTGGCCTCAGCATGGCCATACTCTAACTTCATACCTCACCTGGGCACCGTGCTTCACCTGCTGAGCGCAGACGTGTACGCCAGGTACCTGAAGCTGATGGGTCACGATGTTGTGTTTGTGACGGGCAGCGACGAGCACGGCACTCCCATAGAGCTCGAAGCCAGGAAGAGGGGCATAAAACCTAAGGAGCTCACGGACCAGGTCCATGCCTATGACGTTGAGCTCTTTAAGAAGTTCGAGTTCGACTTCAGCCTATACTCGAGGACTGAGAGCCCGATACACAAGGAGTTCGTCAGGGAGTTCTTCCTTAACTTACAGAGGAGAGGTTACGTCTTCCCCCAGGATGAGGAGATGCCCTATTGTCCTAATGATAAGATGTTCTTGCCCGACAGGTTCATAGAGGGCACATGCCCTTACTGTGGTTACGAACACGCTAGAGGCGATCAGTGCGATAACTGTGGCAGGCTGCTCACTCCAAGGGACCTCATAAACCCCAGGTGCGCTATATGTGGCGCAACGCCAATCTGGTTGAAGACCACGAACTACTACATAGACTTGGGCAAGGTTCAGGAGAAGCTGCTCTCCTGGCTTCAGAGCAGTGAGCTCCAGGATAGCGTCAAGAACTATAGCATAGAGTGGGTCAAGCAGGGTTTGAAGCCAAGGGCGCTGACCAGGGATATAGAGTGGGGCATACAAGCACCCTTTGAAGGCGCTGAGAATAAAACTATCTACGTCTGGTTTGACGCTCTACTTGGCTACGTTAGCGCCACCAAGGAATACCTAATGTCCAAGGGCGGGGACGAGAACTCCTGGAAGCAGTGGTGGTTCGACCCCTCAACCAGGTCTGTTTACTTTATAGGCAAGGACAACATACCGTTCCACTCCATAATACTTCCCTCGCTCTTCATGGCCTCAGGGGACCCATACGTGTTGCCGTGGCGCATAAGCGCCACCGACTACTTGCTCTATGAGGGAAGGCACTTCAGCAAGAGCAGGAGGGTTGGCGTCTGGATAGACGAGGCCCTAGAGATCGCCCCGGCAGACTACTGGAGGTGGGCGCTGATAAGAATGAGGCCGGAGAGCGGCGACGTAAGCTTTCAGTGGAAGGAGTTCTACAGGATAGTGAACAGCGAGCTAAATGACGACATAGGAAACCTGGCCTACAGGGTGCTAAGCTTCGTGAAGAGCAGATTTGACGGCGTTATGCCTCCTGCTACCGCCCCTGATACCCGCGACAAGGAGACGCTGGAGGAGGCCACATCGTTAGCTAGCAAAGTTATAGAGCACATGGACAACGTTGAGCTGAAGAGGGCCAGCGAGTTCGTGCTTGAGGTGGCGCGCCTAGGCAACAGGTACCTCAACGAGTCAGCTCCCTGGGATCTTATAAAGAGGGACAGGGAGAGAGCGGGCACCGTAATTAATGTGGCGGCTAGCATAGTAAAGACCGTGGCGCACCTAATAACGCCCTTTATGCCTAGCATAGCAGAAGACCTCTGGCATCAGCTAGGCTTCACCGGAAGCGTGATGGATGCTAAGTGGCCCGAGAACCTCGGCAAGCCCATAAGTGGAGGCTCTAGGATAGGAGAGATTCACCCGCTCTTCAGGAAGCTGCCCGAGGACTTCTTGAACAACATCGAAAGAATTATAGAGGAGTCGCGGGCCAAGGCTAACTCCAAGAGGCCTCCCCTTCTGAAGGACTATGGCATAGCTGGCTAG